The following are from one region of the Coffea eugenioides isolate CCC68of chromosome 2, Ceug_1.0, whole genome shotgun sequence genome:
- the LOC113760196 gene encoding uncharacterized protein LOC113760196 — protein MAKEFRPLLIIFFSFLISSTLFDVSVTTAADDANEVLGPTDAFHALDPEDPLVVTIGKFAVDENKQQKKENIQFENVLKAASQQIGAKTEYGLLIKAAENGTSNTYAAIVLDSKNSGKELVGFRKRNLAV, from the coding sequence ATGGCAAAAGAATTCCGCCCCCTTctcatcatcttcttctctttcttgaTTTCCTCTACACTTTTCGACGTCTCGGTGACGACGGCTGCCGATGACGCCAACGAGGTCCTAGGCCCCACGGATGCTTTCCATGCACTAGACCCCGAGGACCCTTTGGTTGTCACGATAGGAAAATTTGCTGTGGACGAAAACaagcagcaaaagaaagaaaatatccAGTTTGAAAATGTTTTAAAGGCTGCAAGCCAACAAATTGGAGCAAAAACTGAGTATGGCCTCCTTATTAAGGCAGCCGAAAATGGTACTTCGAACACCTATGCTGCCATTGTCTTGGACAGCAAAAATTCTGGGAAGGAGCTCGTTGGCTTTAGAAAGCGAAACTTGGCAGTTTAG
- the LOC113760635 gene encoding mediator of RNA polymerase II transcription subunit 21-like, whose protein sequence is MDIITQLQEQVNTIAGLAFNTFGTLQRDAPPVRLSPNYPEPPANPSSAAEDAASLAEQPKLMSAALVNAAKQFDLLVAALPLAEGGEEAQLKRIVELQAENDAVGQELQKQLEAADNELKQVQELFRQATDNCLNLKKPD, encoded by the coding sequence ATGGATATAATAACTCAACTGCAAGAACAGGTGAATACAATTGCAGGTCTTGCCTTCAACACCTTTGGGACGCTTCAAAGGGATGCTCCTCCAGTTAGGTTGTCTCCTAATTATCCGGAACCTCCTGCTAATCCATCTAGTGCTGCAGAGGATGCAGCTAGTCTTGCTGAGCAACCAAAGCTCATGAGTGCTGCACTTGTCAACGCTGCCAAGCAGTTTGATCTGTTGGTAGCTGCCCTTCCATTAGCTGAGGGAGGTGAAGAAGCTCAGCTGAAAAGAATTGTAGAACTTCAGGCTGAAAATGATGCTGTAGGCCAAGAACTACAAAAACAACTGGAAGCTGCGGATAACGAATTAAAGCAGGTGCAGGAGTTGTTCAGGCAAGCAACAGACAACTGCTTGAACTTAAAGAAACCAGATTGA